AAACGGTAGAGGTGCGTATTCCCCCTAGTGGTGTGCAAAAAACAAGATTCCACTTACAATACTGAGCTTGGTTTCTAAatcataaaaaataataatacaactgAAGGTTGTATTGAAGATTCATTTTTCATATATTTTCTCATGCATTTTGTAGGGGAAATAAAATCTAATGACattgtagtacactacttttctGAAGATCCCATTAATGTCGTTAACTCTACAAAAGGGTGGTGTATTCCAATTTAATTTGTATTACCCTGtgacaatgtgtttattattatAACATTAGCATGGTGTTTATTATAAACTATCCTACTACTGCTATTTTCATTAGTAGCCAAGGTACCACTAATCCCAGCCTGAAAAATAATGCTATTTTTACAATTACTATGAGAAGAATGGAAAACTTTTCTTAACAAGTATGACAGTTGTCGATGCTAGTGACGTAGGGCTGAATTCCTTGAATGTGGGAGGACGTAGAGCAGAAATTCTCAGGCATAGATAGCCCTCTGCGGATGCGCAGGCAGAGGATGCTTCAGCCCGTTATTCCTCAGTATCCAGTCTCTCTCAGAGTTGGATCTCTCAGTGTTTTTATCGAGAAAGTGAAGGAAAACTCCAAGTGATATACtacatacatttatttttttgtaaaaaacGAAATTGTACTTAATGACGAATGGAATTTCGTGGGATCAAGGCGAGCAGAGACTGTGCAATCTCTGTCGCTGAGTGAGTATCTATCTCACTGTTTCTGATTGTGCTGCTACGGAAATGCTTGGAACTGCTGCATGAATGGTCGTGGGTAACACCGGGGATTGCGGTAGGCTACATTGCGAAGCTATCCCCTGACGAACAGACAATGTGCCCACTCAAGCCTGGCGCAGAACGTATCCGATGAATGATTCCTGGTTTAATTTGCCTGGTGGTTTGTAACGAAGATCAATGGAGAGACCTGCGCGTCCGTGCGCCCTGGTACCTTTTTTACACTAATGTTGTGTTAATTTGGGTTACATGTCGCTACTGAAATTCCCAACTCCAAGGCTCATACAACGTTGATGCTGGATAATTCAGCAACATTGTTGTAAAAATGCTGAACAGCGTTTTGTTGCTCAGCGTTTTAACTGTGACCAGTTTCGCATCGAAGACAGACAGCCGCAAAACATCGAAAGAAATTTGTAAGAACCGCTGCTCCTGTGAGGAAAAGGAGAATATATTGAGCATTAACTGCGAAAACAAAGGGTTTACAACGGTGAGTCTATTTCAGCCTCCACCGAACAAAATCTGCCAACTCTTTCTCAATGGAAACTTTTTTTCGCGACTTAATCCGAACGAGTTTATCAATTATGGTAATGTCACATCCCTTCACCTGGGAAACAACGGGTTACAGGAGATACAGACTGGAGCTTTTACTGGACTGAGGTTTTTAAAACGACTTCATCTCAACAACAATAACTTGGAGATAATCAAGGAAGTCACCTTTGCTGGTTTAGAGAGTTTGGAATATTTACAGGCAGATTATAATTACATCAGCGCCATTGAAGCAGGTGCATTCGGCAAATTAAATAAACTAAAAGTGCTGATTCTCAACGACAACCTCATGCTGTCTCTTCCCAACAATGTATTTCGTTTCGTTATGTTAACGCATTTGGATCTAAGGGGAAACCGGCTTAAAATGCTGCCTTTTGCTGGTGTGCTGGAGCACATAGGCGGCATTATGGAGATCCAACTGGAGGAGAACCCGTGGAATTGCACCTGTGATCTGATACCCTTAAAAGCCTGGCTGGACACCATCTCGGTCTTTGTAGGGGACATCGTGTGCGAGACCCCCTTTAGACTGCATGGAAAGGACATTACGCAATTGATTAGGCAAGATCTATGCCCCCGACGTAATGCTGGTGATTCTAATCACCGCGCAATGCAGCCCCCTTCTGATTCCCAATACGACCGCCCCTCTCCCACCCTACTACACCCCGGTGTCACTCCAACAAAAGCCCCACGGGCCTCCCGTCCCCCTAAAATGAGAAATCGCCCTACACAACGGGTAACGTCTGGTAAGGACAAACAAGTGCTGGGGCCTATAATGGTTTATCAGACTAGGTCCCCTGTTCCCATGACCTGCCCTAGTATATGCGTCTGTACCTCCCAGAACGCAGACACTGGATTAAATATCAACTGCCAGGAGAGGAAATTGCATAATATAACAGAGCTTACCCCTAAACCCTCCTATCCAAAGAAATTGCATTTAACAGGGAATTACTTACATACCATATATAGAACAGACCTAACCGAATACAGCACACTCGAGCTCCTCCATTTAGGAAATAATAGGATAGCTGTTATTCAGGACGGGGCCTTTGACAACCTGGCTAATCTACGGAGACTTTACCTCAATGGCAATTACATTGAAAGTCTATCCCAATCATTATTCGTAGGGCTGCAGAGCCTTCAATATTTATACCTGGAGTACAATGTCATCAAGGACATTTTACCACAGACGTTTAACTCATTACAGAATCTGCAGCTGCTGTTCCTAAACAACAATCTACTAAGATCCCTTCCCGACAATATATTTTGGGGGACTATGCTAACAAGACTGAACCTGAGGAACAATCACTTCTCCCACCTGCCGGTGCGCGGTGTGCTCGACCAGCTCTCCGCATTCATTCAGATCGATCTGCAGGAGAACCCATGGGATTGCACATGCGACATCGTCGCCCTTAAAAACTGGATGGAGCTGTCCAGCACCAGTGTCGTGGTAAATGAAATCACCTGTGATTCGCCCTCCAAACACGCAGGGCGGCTGCTCAGATCTCTGCGTAATGACGCAATTTGTCCCGAGCCTAACGAGGTCACAGTAGGACTAACCAAGGCCCCCACGGTCAGTCCCAGCACCGACTCCACTCCCCCGCTTGCCATCACGTCAACAGAAGAGCAGATACCCGAGATGCACGCGGAGGTGCCCCTGTCTGTTCTCATACTGGGACTGCTCGTGGtgttcattctgtctgtctgcttcggGGCTGGTCTTTTCGTATTCGTCCTCAAACGACGCAAAGGAATTGATAGCGTCCCCGCCAGTGCCAATCATTTAGATATAAACTCTTTCCACGTACAGTATGGTTCATATAGCTCAGAGCCCACTGCAGATAAAACAGAGACACATGTGTATAACTACATCCCTCCCCCCGCTAGCCAGATGTGTCAGAACCCCATCTACATGCAGAAAGATAGCGAGCAGGTGGCGTACTATAGGAATCTAAAAGAGCTaactttcagcaccatggacccgAAAAAGTTGGAGTTGCCCCCAAGCCCATATACCATAAGCACAGTGGAACTCAATGAGAAACAATCTTGTGGCAATCGACAGCCGGAGCTGCTTTATCAAAACATTGCAGAGAGAGTTAAGGAGCTTCCGACGGCTGGCGATCAGAATTACAGTTTCTGCACTTTACCGAAAAGACAATTCATTCCTCCATTTGAAACTACTAGACGACACAAACAGGACAGGTTGAATAAAACTGTTCTCTATGGGACTCCACGAAAGTATTATGCTGAACAATCAAAAAATGAACACCCTTTACTGCCTGGGAAGCTAAAAACAGAACCAGACTACCTCGAAGTTCTGGAAAAACATACTGCAATGAGTCAGTTGTAAGATATGGCCCTACTTACTATCATCACACGTATTACATCGGTATGTATCTATGTATTCCACAAATTGACGAGTCCAACTCAAACAAAGCAACCTAAGCCgttttatcttttttttttttttccatctGTATTGAGTCAACGTAGCCCTTTATGCAGacagttatattatattactggAGGTTTAACATATTTATTATACTTTAAATATAAAGACTGTAGCAGGTACCGCAAGAACTATGTATAATACGGCTGTGTgcattttatataatatattttattgTCTCTGTGGAAACAAATATCATTTTTAGATGAATAATTGAGAAATGACATTCCTGTATATAATAATGGGTGTGAAACACATGTAAAGGTTCCGTCCACATGACGATCCATTTATTCCATAAGTGCCTTTGCACTCCGAGTATTTTATCTTTGCTTTCTGCAAATGGAAATTTGCTGTATTTTAAGAATCTTTATGTACAATTTAATTATTTGTCCATTACATTAAACATAATTGAAGAGGGTATGTATGGTAAATGTTTTGAATATCTAAGTGTCTTTCAAGATGTACAATTTAGCGAATTGCATAAGATTGTATGCTATAGATGAGCAATACAAGTGCCAGAAGAGCAATTACATTTTCACCGAAGCACTTTGTCAAGTCTGAATTTGAGGTGAGCATTATTAAGATTATAACTGTCTGGGTGCTTTGGGGGCGGTAACATCTCTCTCTTTGATGGAATCCATAGACCAATGTGTATTGATGAGGAATTTGATGAGTACTTTTGGCACGAATGACGAATTTATCGACCAAGGGCCCTCACAGGAATACCATTAATTTCACACTTATTATTTTCTACCCAAAAGTTAGAGAGAAGCAGTGTCCACTAAAAGTGTAGTTTATTTATCTCAATATTCTGATTTAAGGGTGATAAAAACTACAGCTCTCCAGGAGCTTACTTGAAAGGCACAAATTATGATTAGTTCTCAAAGCTCCTCATACACAACATGTCTTGTTTCTAATGGTTTTAAGGAGACAAGTTTATATTCTGCCCTTCAGGTGACATTTGCTTTGAGGTCTGCTGTAAACCTATCCCTTCTTCAAGCCCAGATTGTTCTGCTGTTTTTTCTCTCACTTTGTTTCCTGGCTGCTTCAAGTAGCTACTATTGTGTCACTGTCCATGTTGCAGATATTTTTCAGCTTGTGCATTTTCAATGGATTCTACAGTGTGGGGACTTTTCACTTGATTTGTTGGATTTCACATTGACTTTGTAAAGAGTgcacagtgttgttgttgtttttttttatcaCAGGTTGTTAATCACATTGGTCAAATAGATTAATGAAATAAGCGTCTACAGAGAACCAACACAAATTGGGAATTGAAGTTAGCAATAACTGGCCTTCTGATTTGATTGAATCATGGATTTTATGCTTAAACATTTTCAATACAGAACACTGACCATGAAAAAGTTCATTATATGAGTCTTATCTTATAATACTGACATTCTGCTTGTGGGTAAGTGAGCTTGTGCTTGTGGGTAACTAGCAGAGGCCATTGAGTTGGTATGAGTGAGACTGAGTGAGAGTTCTGTTCATTCCTTCCGAAACAGAGTGATTTTCTTTTGCCTGGGCACAATGGGCCTCTGTGTTGCTGTTTACTGGTGCTGTGGAGAATGAGGGGTTGGACATGTCTTGCACACCAATGAGGCAGCTAGCTCCCACAGTCCCCACcatactcctcctctcctcatatcacatgggactgggaggaggagagatggcgaTGGAATGCAATAGCTTTACAACAGAAGCTATCAATCACTCCGATTAGTGCACACCGGAAAATAGGATAAAATATTATAAATTGCTTCACAATTTGAGGTTGAGTGACTATTATGTTGTTTGGAACATTTGAGTTGTTTTGTCACAAAGGATTTCCTTCAATCCATGGATCCTATAAAGGAAACAGTTGTTAGATATCTTTATTGATCAACATATTGTAATTGATTCACCTTCCCTCTCATTTAATTCTAACAATATGGTTCCAGTTGTAGACAGGAATGTAAACCTTGACCTTGCTATATTAAGGCACTCGCGGTGAACTAGAGTGAATCAATGGAGACTGCTTTCAGATGCTTGCTGCTAGG
This DNA window, taken from Oncorhynchus gorbuscha isolate QuinsamMale2020 ecotype Even-year linkage group LG13, OgorEven_v1.0, whole genome shotgun sequence, encodes the following:
- the LOC123994025 gene encoding SLIT and NTRK-like protein 2, which translates into the protein MLNSVLLLSVLTVTSFASKTDSRKTSKEICKNRCSCEEKENILSINCENKGFTTVSLFQPPPNKICQLFLNGNFFSRLNPNEFINYGNVTSLHLGNNGLQEIQTGAFTGLRFLKRLHLNNNNLEIIKEVTFAGLESLEYLQADYNYISAIEAGAFGKLNKLKVLILNDNLMLSLPNNVFRFVMLTHLDLRGNRLKMLPFAGVLEHIGGIMEIQLEENPWNCTCDLIPLKAWLDTISVFVGDIVCETPFRLHGKDITQLIRQDLCPRRNAGDSNHRAMQPPSDSQYDRPSPTLLHPGVTPTKAPRASRPPKMRNRPTQRVTSGKDKQVLGPIMVYQTRSPVPMTCPSICVCTSQNADTGLNINCQERKLHNITELTPKPSYPKKLHLTGNYLHTIYRTDLTEYSTLELLHLGNNRIAVIQDGAFDNLANLRRLYLNGNYIESLSQSLFVGLQSLQYLYLEYNVIKDILPQTFNSLQNLQLLFLNNNLLRSLPDNIFWGTMLTRLNLRNNHFSHLPVRGVLDQLSAFIQIDLQENPWDCTCDIVALKNWMELSSTSVVVNEITCDSPSKHAGRLLRSLRNDAICPEPNEVTVGLTKAPTVSPSTDSTPPLAITSTEEQIPEMHAEVPLSVLILGLLVVFILSVCFGAGLFVFVLKRRKGIDSVPASANHLDINSFHVQYGSYSSEPTADKTETHVYNYIPPPASQMCQNPIYMQKDSEQVAYYRNLKELTFSTMDPKKLELPPSPYTISTVELNEKQSCGNRQPELLYQNIAERVKELPTAGDQNYSFCTLPKRQFIPPFETTRRHKQDRLNKTVLYGTPRKYYAEQSKNEHPLLPGKLKTEPDYLEVLEKHTAMSQL